In Juglans microcarpa x Juglans regia isolate MS1-56 chromosome 7D, Jm3101_v1.0, whole genome shotgun sequence, the following are encoded in one genomic region:
- the LOC121238857 gene encoding glucan endo-1,3-beta-glucosidase 14-like gives MASCSLFRVLLLFLTLSGSFVQIFSAGIGINYGQIADNLPSPSRVAVLLESLSVSRVKLYDADPNVLLAFSNSSVDFIVGLGNDNLQNMRDPIKAQAWVEQNVLSHLPQTKITCILVGNEIFYSNDTQLRSSLLPAMQSVYRVLVNLGLDKQVIVTTAHSLSILGNSYPPSAGTFKEDLTEYLQPLINFHSLIKSPFLINAYPYFAYKDSPAEVPLEYVLFQPNQGMTDPNTNLHYDNMLYAQIDAVYSAIKVMGHTDIEVRISETGWPSKGDEDEAGATVENAKLYHANLLKRITQKQGTPAKPSTPIDIYVFALFNENLKPGPASERNYGLYYPDGNPVYNIGLQGNLPAGTSDVSASNKTAFSVFSFLLFLIACFNL, from the exons ATGGCAAGCTGCTCCCTCTTTCGAGTGCTCTTGTTGTTTCTCACTCTTTCAG GCTCATTTGTCCAAATTTTCAGCGCTGGAATTGGAATAAACTATGGACAGATCGCCGACAAcctcccctctccctctcgtGTTGCCGTCCTTCTTGAATCTCTCAGCGTCAGTAGAGTAAAACTCTATGATGCAGACCCGAATGTTCTTCTTGCCTTTTCCAACTCGAGTGTTGATTTCATTGTTGGGCTAGGAAATGACAATCTTCAAAATATGAGAGACCCCATCAAAGCTCAAGCTTGGGTTGAACAGAATGTTCTATCCCACCTTCCTCAAACCAAGATTACTTGTATCCTTGTTGGAAATGAGATATTCTACAGCAATGACACTCAATTAAGGTCTAGTCTCCTCCCGGCGATGCAATCCGTATATCGTGTTCTTGTTAATCTTGGATTAGATAAACAAGTAATTGTCACAACTGCACATTCTCTTAGCATTTTAGGCAACTCCTACCCTCCGTCAGCAGGAACTTTTAAGGAAGATCTTACTGAATATCTCCAACCCCTTATAAACTTTCATTCACTGATCAAATCTCCCTTCTTAATAAATGCGTATCCGTATTTTGCATACAAGGATAGCCCAGCTGAGGTGCCATTAGAGTATGTGCTGTTTCAGCCTAACCAAGGGATGACTGATCCTAACACGAATCTGCACTATGATAACATGTTGTATGCTCAAATTGATGCTGTCTATTCGGCAATTAAAGTAATGGGGCATACAGATATTGAGGTTAGAATTTCAGAGACCGGTTGGCCATCTAAGGgggatgaagatgaggcagGAGCTACGGTAGAGAATGCAAAGTTATATCATGCTAATTTGTTGAAGAGAATAACCCAGAAGCAAGGTACTCCTGCAAAACCGTCAACTCCAATTGACATATACGTGTTTGCGCTTTTCAATGAGAATTTAAAGCCTGGTCCGGCATCAGAGAGGAATTATGGCCTTTACTATCCTGATGGGAACCCAGTTTACAACATCGGATTACAGGGCAATCTCCCTGCAGGGACTTCTGACGTTTCGGCTTCCAACAAAACT GCTTTTTCTGTCTTCAGCTTTCTGCTCTTTCTCATTGCATGCTTCAACTTGTGA
- the LOC121238186 gene encoding phospho-2-dehydro-3-deoxyheptonate aldolase 2, chloroplastic-like, translating to MTLHLSPFPLSLRSPSSPSTLRRQRPQQATATSPRRPPPPSHPHHQPTYSLVPTSAKAYDAKPLITRISAVHAAEPSTKQSTLPVAASNLKWTVETWKSKTALQLPEYPDQKELDSVLQTIEAFPPIVFAGEARHLEEKLAEAAVGNAFLLQGRDCAESFKEFSANNIRDTFRVLLQMGAVLMFGGQMPIIRVGRMAGQFAKPRSAPFEERDGVKLPSYKGDNINGDAFNEKSRIPDPQRLIRAYCQSAATLNLLRAFATGGYAAMQRISEWNLDFAEHSEQGDRYAFLNLSWFHFSTLNVSLSSFSFWYFTIFNEPGSLRENLKHSLERVYPKKGENISLCLFIVWCFVSTMPIR from the exons ATGACGCT CCATCTCTCCCCCTTCCCCCTTTCTCTCCGCagtccctcttctccctcaacccTCCGCCGCCAACGGCCCCAGCAGGCCACCGCGACCTCACCTCGACggccaccccctccttctcACCCCCATCACCAACCCACTTACTCTCTGGTTCCCACTTCCGCCAAAGCGTACGACGCCAAGCCCCTGATCACTCGCATCTCGGCTGTCCATGCTGCCGAGCCCTCGACCAAGCAGTCTACGCTGCCCGTCGCGGCATCGAATTTGAAATGGACGGTGGAGACCTGGAAGTCCAAGACTGCACTGCAGCTCCCGGAGTACCCGGACCAGAAGGAGCTGGACTCGGTGCTCCAGACCATCGAGGCCTTCCCTCCCATCGTTTTCGCTGGCGAGGCGAGGCACCTGGAGGAGAAGCTGGCCGAGGCGGCCGTGGGCAATGCCTTTCTCTTGCAAGGAAGGGACTGCGCCGAGAGTTTCAAGGAGTTCAGTGCGAATAACATAAGGGACACCTTCAGGGTGCTTCTTCAGATGGGTGCTGTTCTTATGTTTGGTGGTCAAATGCCTATCATTAGG GTTGGGAGAATGGCGGGTCAGTTTGCGAAACCCAGATCGGCTCCATTTGAGGAGAGGGATGGTGTGAAACTGCCGAGTTACAAAGGAGACAACATAAATGGAGATGCTTTTAATGAGAAATCAAGGATTCCGGACCCCCAGAGATTGATAAGGGCTTATTGCCAATCCGCGGCGACTCTGAACCTTCTTAGGGCCTTCGCCACTGGAGGATATGCTGCAATGCAGAGGATTAGCGAATGGAATCTTGATTTTGCTGAGCACAGTGAGCAGGGAGATAGGTATGCTTTCTTAAACCTATCTTGGTTTCATTTCTCCACACTAAACGTGAGCTTGTCAAGTTTTAGCTTTTGGTACTTTACAATATTCAACGAGCCTGGATCATTGCGTGAAAATTTGAAGCATAGCCTAGAACGTGTGTACccaaaaaaaggagaaaatatatCATTGTGCTTGTTCATAGTCTGGTGTTTTGTGAGTACCATGCCTATTAGATAG